TTTTGTAACTGGCTAAGAATATCTTGGCATAAGCCAAATATCCTCCTATTGCAAATCCTGCCATAAATAATGCTGTGCCGAGTGTGCCAAAAAGATGCATTGGCTTTTTACCAAAGCGTGAAACAAACATGATTGAAACAAGGTCGAGAAATCCATTAATAAACCTTTCCCAACCAAATTTAGTTACTCCGTATTGCCTTTTTCGGTGAACAACCACTTTCTCGCCAATATTTTTAAATCCGGCCCACTTGGCTATAACAGGTATATATCGATGCATTTCACCATATACTTCAATGGCTTTTACTACCTCGCGACGGTAAGCTTTCAAACCACAATTCATATCGTGAAGTTTTATGCCTGACATACGCCGGGTTGTTGCATTATATATTTTTGAAGGGATATTTTTAGCCAGTTTTGAATCATAACGCTTTTTTTTCCAGCCTGAAACCAAATCAAAACCTTCCTCCTTTATCATTTTAAAAAGTTCAGGAATTTCATCCGGGCTGTCCTGCAAATCTGCATCCATGGTGATAACAACATCTCCCAGTGCTTTTTCAAACCCTTTATTCAAGGCTGCCGATTTCCCATAATTACGTCTGAACTTGACGGCTCTGATATATGGATTTTCAGTTTGCAGTTTTTTCACCACTGCCCACGAATTATCACTACTCCCATCATCTATAAGAATAATTTCATACGAAAGGTGATGGGTATCAAGCACACGGTTAATCCATGAGCACAATTCAGGCAAAGATTCCTCTTCGTTATACAGAGGAACTACAACAGAAATATCCATTTATTCAGTAATTGCTTTAGGTAAGGTTATTGATTGAAAGCTCCATCAAAACTTTCATCATTTTTTTTAAGAAAAATTGACACAATAAGCGAAATTATTGTCCCCCAGAAAGCCATCGAAAAAACACTCATGATTGCCGAAAAAACAGGATTCATAAATTTTCGTGTCATCACCATTGCCTGATCTATCTGCTCATCAGTAAGCCCTTGATCAACCAATCTTTGTTCAGCCATTTCAGCCATTTTTTCTAACTGACCCGGATCAAAATAGCTAAAAAACAAGTAAACATAAATAGCCATAATAATCCCTACAACCACACTAATAACAACTCCGGTTCCCAAACACCGGCCATAAGAGAGAAAACCACCCGAATGCTTGTCACGAAATTGTTTGATGCCCATGATTATTCCGGCAATCAAAATCAGAAATGTAAGATATTGAACCTTGCTGCCCGGATCAACATCAAGTGAGTAGAACAACAATGAAGCTAGTATATAGGCTCCACCTGTTAAAAGTCCATAAACCAATGCGTTTTTAAACAAGGTAACACCTCCCTGGGGCTCATTCTGGTTATTCTCAATGTTCGCTTCCATAGTTTGTGGTTTTGATTTGTGCAAATGTAAGAAATATGTATTGTTAATAAAAATGGCCTCAACATTTGGAACTATCGGTATTTGTTGTATTTTTGCAGCGGGTAAGTCTTATACGACCAGCTCCTTCAGAACTCCCCCAGGACAGGAATGTAGCAAGGGTATGAAGTTGTAGCGGTGCGATATAAGTAGCTTACCCTTTTTTTATTTGATTAAAGCAATATTGCTTATTTTTGCTCAAAAAGACGCAAATGTTGCTAAAAATTTACCCTGAAAACCCCAACCCCAAACACATCCGTATTGTAACTGAATGCCTTATGGATGGCGGTATCATTATTTACCCTACCGACACTGTTTATGGAATGGGATGTGATATCTTTAAATCTAAAGCTATTGAACGGATTGCTCAGTTTAAAGGTATCAAAGTAGAAAAAGCCAACTTCTCATTTATTTGCAATGATTTAAGCCAGCTTGCCGATTATAGCAAGCCTATCAGCAATGAAGTATTCAAATTAATGCGAAAAAACTTACCCGGCGCTTTTACTTTTATTCTTAATGCCAGCAATAATGTCCCCAAACTGATTCAAAGTAAAAAGAAGACCGTTGGTATTCGAATTCCTGACAATAATATCCCACTCGAAATTGTGAAAGAGCTGGGGCACCCGATTATGTCAACTTCCATTCATGATGATGATGAAATAATTGAATACACTACTGATCCTGAGCTCATTTATGAAAAGTTCAACAGTATTGTTGATATTGTTATTGATGGAGGATATGGCGATAATGAACCTTCAACCGTGATTGATTGTACTGAAGATGAAATAATTATTGTGCGTGAAGGGAAAGGAATTCTGCGATGAACCTGCCTGAAAAGAATAACATTTTTAAGATTAAAAGTTCACCTGCGCCAGGGACAGAATCTTTTGAGACCATCGTATCAGGCAGTACTTTTATTGAAAGAATTGTATCATGCGAACACAACACACCTGAAAACCAGTGGTATGATCAGGATAAAGACGAATGGGTTATCCTGCTACAAGGCAATGCTTCAATACTTTTTGAAGATAATTATACTGAGAGTTTGACTGCCGGAGACTATTTGTTTATACCGGCTCATATTAAACACAGGGTCACTTACACTAGTAAAAACCCTCCATGCATATGGATTGCAGTGCATGGTCACTTTTCTCAATAAAAAAAATCAACTTTTAACATTCTGTACATGAATATATTAGAAAATGATGTTATTTTTTTTTCAGAAAATATTTGGAAGTAATGATTAAAGCTGTACTTTTGCAGTCCCTTAATCACAACAACGATTCCGTAGCTCAGCAGGTAGAGCACATCCCTTTTAAGGATGGGGTCCTGGGTTCGAGCCCCAGCGGGATCACAAAAAAAGTCCGGTTTTTCCGGACTTTTTTATTTTCCACCCTCTTCTCATTCTAAAGAGCTGATTTTCTTTGAGGCTCTGGTTGCTTCGTCCTTTTTACGCTAAAAATTACCACAAATTTTCATTGCAAATACGGTTACTTATTGATACATTTGCTCATTAAGACTATAAAATAAGAAAAACGAACTATATGAAAATTACAATCGTCGGAACAGGTTACGTAGGACTCGTAACAGGAACTTGCTTTGCTGAAGTTGGTATCAATGTGGTTTGCGTTGACATTGATGAGAAAAAAATAGAAAATCTAAAAAAAGGAATTTCACCTATTTACGAACCTGGTCTTGACGGGATGATAGCCAGAAACGTTGAAAAAGGCAGGCTGCATTTTTCAACAGACCTTCCCTCAACGGTGAATGACTCGGACGTAATTTTTATTGCTGTAGGAACTCCACCTGATGAAGATGGAAGTGCAGATTTGAAATATGTACTGGATGTTGCCAGAACCATTGGACAACATATGGAAAAGCATATGCTTGTTGTTACAAAGAGTACTGTTCCCGTAGGAACGGCAAAAAAAGTCAGAAATGCCATACAGGACGAACTTAATCAAAGAGGATTGAGCATTGAATTTGATGTGGCTTCCAATCCTGAGTTTTTAAAAGAGGGGGATGCAATCAGCGATTTCATGAAGCCCGACAGAATAGTTGTTGGTGTTGAATCTGAAAAAGCAGAGGATATCATGTCAAGACTTTATAAGCCTTTTACTTTAAATGGCCATCCTATCATTTTTATGGATGTTCCTTCTGCTGAAATGACAAAATATGCTGCAAATGCCATGCTGGCTACCAAAATCAGTTTTATTAATGATGTAGCCAATCTTTGCGAAATTGTTGGCGCAGATGTTAACATGGTTCGCAAGGGAATAGGCAGCGACCAGCGTATTGGCCCCCGCTTCATTTATCCGGGCATTGGTTATGGTGGCTCATGCTTCCCAAAAGATGTGAAAGCCCTTATTATGACAGCCGACAAGGTTGGCTATCCCATGAGAATTCTTAAAGCCGTTGAATACGTAAATGAAGACCAAAAGTCAATACTATTTAACAAATTCATGAATTATTATGATGGGAAAGTAAAAGGACTTACAGTTGCACTTTGGGGACTCTCATTCAAACCTCAAACTGATGACATGAGAGAAGCTCCGGCGTTGGTTATCATTGAAAAATTGCTGGCACAGGGTTGTAAGGTAAAAGCTTATGATCCGGTAGCAATGGAAGAAACCAAGCGTAGAATTGGCAATTCTATTGAATATTGCAAAGACCAGTACGAAACGGCTATGGATGCCGATGCCATTTTGCTTTTAACAGAATGGACAGAGTTTCGTTTCCCGAACTGGAATGTTATTAAAAAACTTGTCAAAAAACCAGTGGTTTTCGATGGCAGAAACATCTATGACCGTGGAGAACTTCAGGGAATGCAGTTTGATTATTTCTGCATAGGAGTTAACACCAATAATTAATTGAATAAGTTCGCCATAAACTTAAAAAGAGCCGGGAATAAAAATGCTTGTATAGCGTAAATCTATTCCGGCTCTTTTCCATAATTTTAATTCTGACAATAGAATGAAAAAAAAGATACTAGTTACAGGTGGTGCAGGCTTTCTTGGATCACATTTATGTGAACGCCTTCTGAACGAAGGGAATGAAGTTGTCTGTCTTGATAATTACTTTACTGGTCAAAAAAGCAATGTAGTACATCTGCTTAAAAATCCATACTTTGAGATGATAAGGCATGACGTTACTATGCCATTTTTCATTGAAGTTGATGAAATTTACAATTTAGCCTGTCCGGCCTCTCCTATTCACTACCAATACAACCCCATTAAAACGGTAAAAACATCTGTTATGGGAGCTGTGAATATGCTTGGCCTGGCTAAAAGAATAAAGGCTAAAATATTACAAGCCTCTACAAGCGAAGTATATGGCGACCCCCAAATTCATCCTCAAACAGAAAGTTATTGGGGCCACGTAAATCCGATTGGCGAAAGAGCCTGCTATGACGAAGGAAAGCGTGCTGCCGAAACCTTATTTGTTAATTACCACAAACAAAACGATGTTAGAATAAAAATCATCAGGATATTTAACACCTACGGCCCCAGAATGCACCCGCATGACGGAAGAGTAGTTTCTAATTTCATTGTTCAGGCTTTAAAAGGTGAAGATATAACAGTTTATGGCGATGGCAGTCAAACAAGAAGCTTTTGCTATTATGACGATTTACTTAACGGAATGGTGAAACTGATGAACACCGGTGATGACTTTACCGGCCCTGTAAATGTGGGTAATCCTCATGAATTTACCATTCTAGAACTGGCCGAGAAAGTTATTAAGCTTACCGGCTCAAGTTCAAAGATTGTAAAGAAACCACTCCCATCAGACG
This Lentimicrobiaceae bacterium DNA region includes the following protein-coding sequences:
- a CDS encoding threonylcarbamoyl-AMP synthase — its product is MLLKIYPENPNPKHIRIVTECLMDGGIIIYPTDTVYGMGCDIFKSKAIERIAQFKGIKVEKANFSFICNDLSQLADYSKPISNEVFKLMRKNLPGAFTFILNASNNVPKLIQSKKKTVGIRIPDNNIPLEIVKELGHPIMSTSIHDDDEIIEYTTDPELIYEKFNSIVDIVIDGGYGDNEPSTVIDCTEDEIIIVREGKGILR
- a CDS encoding SDR family oxidoreductase, which codes for MKKKILVTGGAGFLGSHLCERLLNEGNEVVCLDNYFTGQKSNVVHLLKNPYFEMIRHDVTMPFFIEVDEIYNLACPASPIHYQYNPIKTVKTSVMGAVNMLGLAKRIKAKILQASTSEVYGDPQIHPQTESYWGHVNPIGERACYDEGKRAAETLFVNYHKQNDVRIKIIRIFNTYGPRMHPHDGRVVSNFIVQALKGEDITVYGDGSQTRSFCYYDDLLNGMVKLMNTGDDFTGPVNVGNPHEFTILELAEKVIKLTGSSSKIVKKPLPSDDPLQRQPDISLAKSKLGWEPKVELEEGLIKTIEYFKGIVK
- a CDS encoding cupin domain-containing protein — its product is MNLPEKNNIFKIKSSPAPGTESFETIVSGSTFIERIVSCEHNTPENQWYDQDKDEWVILLQGNASILFEDNYTESLTAGDYLFIPAHIKHRVTYTSKNPPCIWIAVHGHFSQ
- a CDS encoding UDP-glucose/GDP-mannose dehydrogenase family protein is translated as MKITIVGTGYVGLVTGTCFAEVGINVVCVDIDEKKIENLKKGISPIYEPGLDGMIARNVEKGRLHFSTDLPSTVNDSDVIFIAVGTPPDEDGSADLKYVLDVARTIGQHMEKHMLVVTKSTVPVGTAKKVRNAIQDELNQRGLSIEFDVASNPEFLKEGDAISDFMKPDRIVVGVESEKAEDIMSRLYKPFTLNGHPIIFMDVPSAEMTKYAANAMLATKISFINDVANLCEIVGADVNMVRKGIGSDQRIGPRFIYPGIGYGGSCFPKDVKALIMTADKVGYPMRILKAVEYVNEDQKSILFNKFMNYYDGKVKGLTVALWGLSFKPQTDDMREAPALVIIEKLLAQGCKVKAYDPVAMEETKRRIGNSIEYCKDQYETAMDADAILLLTEWTEFRFPNWNVIKKLVKKPVVFDGRNIYDRGELQGMQFDYFCIGVNTNN
- a CDS encoding glycosyltransferase translates to MDISVVVPLYNEEESLPELCSWINRVLDTHHLSYEIILIDDGSSDNSWAVVKKLQTENPYIRAVKFRRNYGKSAALNKGFEKALGDVVITMDADLQDSPDEIPELFKMIKEEGFDLVSGWKKKRYDSKLAKNIPSKIYNATTRRMSGIKLHDMNCGLKAYRREVVKAIEVYGEMHRYIPVIAKWAGFKNIGEKVVVHRKRQYGVTKFGWERFINGFLDLVSIMFVSRFGKKPMHLFGTLGTALFMAGFAIGGYLAYAKIFLASYKMTERPLFYLGLLAMVLGSQLFLAGFLGELISRSSSDRNHYLVEEES
- a CDS encoding DUF4199 domain-containing protein is translated as MEANIENNQNEPQGGVTLFKNALVYGLLTGGAYILASLLFYSLDVDPGSKVQYLTFLILIAGIIMGIKQFRDKHSGGFLSYGRCLGTGVVISVVVGIIMAIYVYLFFSYFDPGQLEKMAEMAEQRLVDQGLTDEQIDQAMVMTRKFMNPVFSAIMSVFSMAFWGTIISLIVSIFLKKNDESFDGAFNQ